CCAAAGGGGAAATTGGGGATGTTGCTAAGTACGATGTATGAAATTAGGTTAAATGGGTTAATGGACCTGTTGAAGCCTTTGAGAGGCGGACCTCTCAAAGGCTGATAAATTTATATCGCTTTAAACACCACAATGCCGTTGTGGCCCCCAAAACCAAAGGTATTGCTCATTGCTACCTTTACTTTTTTCTCCACCGCAGTTCCCAATACGATATTTAAATCCGCCGGCAGGGCGGGATCTAATTCCTGCGTATTAATGGTTGGCGGAATCATACCATGTTTAATGGTTAAAACAGAAGCGATTGCCTCTATTGCGCCTGCGGCTCCCAGTAAGTGACCGGTCATAGATTTGGTTGCGCTGATGGCTACGGATGGTCCTAACAGTTTTGTAATAGCTGCTATTTCGCTCAGATCACCCACCGGGGTACTGGTGGCATGTGCATTTAAATAATCTACTTCAGAAGGGTGTAACCCGCCATCTTCCAGTGCACGTTTCATTGCTTCGCAGGCTCCCAGGCCTTCAGGGTGGGTCGCGGTCATGTGATAGGCATCTGCAGTCATGGCAGCGCCTGCTACTTCCGCATAGATATGTGCCCCCCTGGCTACAGCATGTTCGTATTCTTCCAGGATCAATGCACCCGCACCTTCGCCCATAACAAAACCATCCCTGCCGATATCAAAAGGTCTGCTGGCAGTAGCCGGATCATTGTTGCGCTGCGACATGGCCTTCATGGCACAGAATCCCCCTACGGATGCTTCCGTAATGGGTGCCTCGGAACCACCCGTGATAATCACTTTCGCCTTACCCCAGCGGATGTAATTCAGTGCATCCATGATAGCAGTATTGGAAGTAGAACAGGCAGATACGGTGGTATAGTTAATGCCCATCAGGCCAAAACGGATAGAGATCATACCGGAGGCCATATTTGCGATCAGTTTTGGTACAAAGAAAGGATTGAAACGGGGTTGATAATTACCCAGTGTATATTCTTTTACCTGCTCTTCGAAGGTGAGCATCCCGCCCTGACCGGAGCCCCAGATCACTCCTGTATCAAATGGGTTCATGCCGGCAAAATTGATCCCGGCATCATCTACCGCCTGCTGGGCAGCAATGAGTGCATATTGGGTAAAGGGATCCGTTTTTCTAAGATCGTTTTTATCCAGGTACTGCGCAGGATCATAATCTTTGATCTCGCAGGCGAACTGTGTCCGGAATTTGCTGGCGTCGAATTTTGTGATAGTCGCAGCCCCACTTTTGCCTGCAAGCAGGTTTTGCCAGAAGGTGCTGACTTTATTGCCGATAGGCGTAATCGCGCCTAAACCGGTGATGACTACTCTTTTCATAAAATATCGTCTAATAGTTGTTTACTGATTTTTTCAAAAGCGCTTTCGCCCATTACGCGACTCAGGAGGAGGGAAGCGAGCAGATTTGATACAATCATCAAAGCACGGTCTTCCGGAGCTCCTTTGAAGCTAAAAATGCCCTTTTCGCGGCCTTTATCCAGGCAGCGTGTCACCCATTCGATCACAGCGGCACTGAACTGTTGCAGGCGTTCCTGCATATTGGCAGGCAGGGTATTGTAATCCGGGGAGAGGGAGCCCATAATACAGGCCATATGGCCGCTACATTTTTTTTCAAAAGAGGCAATAAGCTGCCGCAGCTGCTGGTCCTCCGTTAAGTTTTCCCAATTGGCTATACCAATATTCAGGGAGTCGAATTCCTGCTGCAGTACTGCCATGCCCAAATCGGCCTTACTGGGAAAATAATAATGAACAGCGGCGTTTTTGATGGCCAGCGGATCGGATATCTCCTTGTAACTAAAGGCGTTAAACCCTTTTGTTTTGATCAGCTGATCGGCCAGGCCAACAATTTTGTCTTTCGTATCCTGCATCCTGCAAATATACTTACTTACTAGTAAGTAAACAAGTGGCTCCGGTTAATATGGTGAAGATAACCCTTTTTGAATCGGTTAGACGATACACAAGATTTTAGTGCAACCCTACATTATCGGTTCACTTAAAGATCACGATAAGTACACCTCAATATCCATTGGATATACAAGTGTACTTATCGTGATCTTTAAGTGAACTGTTGATGTAATGTTGCCACTGGATTCGGGGTATTGCTTTGTTATTGTTTTAATGTCATAATCAGATCATTGGCACCCTAATTGGGCCATACCTTAAAAAATGAAATCATGGCAGAAAAAGAAGTCATTCAATCATTACAAGAACTCCTCACCGGCAGTCATGCCCATATATCATTCGAAGATGCCGTAAAGGGGATACCTGAGAACCTGCGGGGAGTAGTACCGGACAATATGCCATACAGCATCTGGCAACTGGTGGAACATATCCGCATTGCGCAGTGGGATATCCTGGAATTTTCGAGGAACCCGGGGCATCAGTCACCCCCCTGGCCGGCCGGTTACTGGCCAAACGATCCCGTGCCGAAAGACGACGATGCCTGGAAGGAAAGCATTGCCCATATCAAAAGGGATTGCGCGGAATTCATTAAATTGCTAAAGCGACCCGGAGTAGATCTCTACGAGCCTTTTACCCATGGTGATGGTCAGCACCTCTTCCGTGAAGCCCTTTTAATTGCGGATCATACCAGCTACCATACCGGCGAGATCGTGGCTGTAAGACGGATGCTCGGGGCGTGGAAATAATTAAATACCATGGACATTGCTAAGCTGAGGGCAGATACACCTGGCTGCCAGACAAAAATACATTTCAACAATTCAGGCGCATCCTTACCGCCTTACCCGGTGCTGCACGCGATGCAGGATTACCTGACTGAAGAAGCTAATTGTGGAGGTTATGAAACAGCCGCCGCCAATGCAACTTCCCTCAACCGTTTTTATATGGCTGCCGGGAAACTACTGAATGCCCCGGCAAAGAATATAGCATTTACCAGCAGTGCGACCAATAGTTTTGCCAGGGCATTGTCGTGCATTCCTTTTAAAAAAGGAGATGTGGTGATCATTGCCAATGAGGATTATGCGAGCAACCAGTTGCAGTTCCTCTCCCTGGAAGAGCGTTTTGGCATAGCGCTGATCCGTGCACATAGCCTCCCCGAAGGCGGTGTGGATGTAGATCACATGACTTCCCTGATTAAAGAAAAGCATCCCCGGCTTGTATCGCTTACACATGTACCATCCAATACCGGGTTGATCCAGCCCGTTGCTGCGATAGGGAAAGTATGCCGCGAACTGGAGATCCCATATCTTGTAGATGCATGTCAGTCTGTCGGACAGCTGCCGCTGGATGTGGAAGCAATAGGCTGTGATTTTCTCTGTGGTACGATGCGGAAATTCCTGCGCGGACCAAGGGGAGCTGGCCTGCTGTATGTATCTGACAGGATCCTGCACAAACCCTGGTATCCTTTATTCCTGGATATGTATGCCGCTACCTGGACGGATGATGATACCTTCGTGACAGCACCTGATGCAAAACGATTCCAGGACTGGGAGCAGAATTATGCGTTATTATCCGGCAGTTATGCAGCGATCCATTATGCGAATGAAATCGGTTTGCAGAATATAGCAGATCGTAATAGGTATTTAGGTAGCCTGCTGCGGCCGCGATTACAGGCATTGCCGGGTGTGACATTGCTGGATAAAGGAACAGCACTGGCCAGTATTATTACCCTGACTGCGCCGGTGAGTGATCCGCAGTGGTTGCTGACTTCACTGAGAGAACGGCATATTAATACAGCCGTGAGCGTGACTGCAAGTGCGCTGATTGATCTGAAATCGAAAGGAGTGAACTGGGCACTGCGTATTGCGCCGCATTATTTTAATACAGAAGAAGAGATTGATCTATTGCTGGATGCGCTGGAATCATTATTTGCGAATCCTTAAAAATTTAAAAGTGCTGTTGCGTAAGCAACAGCACTTTTAAATCAGGCTTGCCATAAACTATCTACAAACCATCCCTTCTTATCCCTGAAATGCGCTATCGGCTCAAATCCCGCCTGTATTGCCAGTTTCTCCGATTCGTCCACACTATACTTCTGCGAAATCTCCATGTAAATCGTTTCATGCAGCTTAAACTCAATCACCTCATTTAATACCTTTACCTGCTGATCCTCCAGGCTTACCAGGTAACTCTTGCAAGCCCCTGTACCCGGATCATAGGTGGCATAATGATCAAACTTCGTCAGATCAAAATCCGCTTCCATCTCCCGGTTAATCCTCGTGAGCAGGTTCAGGTTAAACTCCTTCGTAATCCCTCCCGCATCGTTATATGCATTCAAAATAATCTGGGGATGCTTCTTCAGGTCAAAGCCTGTCAGCAACATATCGCCAGGCTGTAAATAATTGCGCAACTGGCGGCAGAACTTACGGGTTTCTGCAGGCGTGAAATTCCCGATATTGCCACCCATACACAGTACTACTTTGGGCCTTGCAGACAAGGTCTGTAGCATGCGCAGCATCTCGAAATATTCACCATGCAGGCCATGTACCTGCAGCGCGGGCAGGCGTTCTGGTAAGTGCTGCTCCAGTTGACTGATCACATTTGCACTGATGTCAATGGGGTAGTAAGTGAAAGAGTGATCTACCTGTAGTAATTCCTGTAAGAGATGTACGGACTTGGTGGCATCACCTGCGCCCAGTTCCACTACATCGAAAGTATCTGTGAGCGAAGCGATCAGTGCGCTGATCTGCGCTGATTGTTCCCGCATGATCTCCATCTCACAATTCGTCGGATAGTATTCCGGACAAGCCATAATGCGCTGAAAGATCCGGTCTCCGTTATCATCATAAAAATACTTTGCGTCGAGGTATTTGTCCTTTGCATGCAATCCCTGCAATACATCATGATGGAAAGCTGGTAATTGTTCCTGTTTCGGGGTCAATACAGTGAAAGCATTCATTACAGAGGTGGTAGCCATAATGTAAACTTAATTGTTGAATAAGAATTATTTAGCTAATCTGATGCCAGTATATTGCCATCTCAGTGGAGGATGGAAAAAATTCCTGTAGGTAATGCGGCTATGCCCCGGCGGAGTGGCTACAGAACCGCCCCTCAGCACCATCTGGCTCACCATGAACTTTCCGTTATATTCTCCGATCGCACCGGGTGCTTTTACAAAACCGGGATAAGGGAGGTAGGCACTTTCTGTCCATTCCCATCTTTCTCCCCACGCCAGTTGCGCTGCCGCAGCTTCCCATTCATTTTCTGTAGGGAGGCGTAATCCTTTCCAGGATGCATATGCAGTGGCTTCGTAATAACTGATATGGGCAAGTGGCTGATTGGGGGCTATGAGTTGCAAACCTTTCAGGGTGTAATTCATCCACTGACCATCTACTTCGTGCCAGTACAGCGGTGATTTTACCTGGTTTGTTTTTACCCAATCCCAGCCTTCAGCATGCCAGTGGCGGAAGTCCGTGTATCCGCCGGCCTGCATGAATTCCAGGTATTCTTTATTTGTCACAAGTGCATTGCTGATGCTATATTCCTCCAGGTACACCTTGTGCCGGTTCAGTTCGTTGTCAAAACAAAACCCGTTTCCTGTATGACCTATTTCGTAGATCCCGGCAGGCATTTTTATAAACTCAGCAGCCGTGATGTTTCTTTCTTTGAAACAGTAGTCTTCCTGGTAAGCGGGGAAGAGGGGATTATGACCAAGGATGTATTTGATATCGGTGATCAGTAATTCCTGGTGTTGTTCTTCGTGGTTTAATCCGAGAGTGATGAGGGTATGTAGTTCATTAGAAATTTCCTGTTCTAACAATTGAGTCATTTGCTCGTCTACATAGGATCTGTATTTGTATACATCCGTTACCCCCGGTCTGCTCAGGTTGCCCCGGTCTGTACGGATCACTCTTGCACCTACGGATTCATAATAACTATTGAACACGAAATTATAATCAGGATTAAAGACCTTATAATCCTTCAGGTTAGGTTGCAATACAAATGTTTCAAAGAACCAGGTCGTATGGCCCAGGTGCCACTTGGGCGGACTCACATCTACCACAGGTTGTACAACATAGTCCTCTGTTTGTAATGGCGCGCATATGCTCACAGATCTTTGGCGCACGATGTCAAAAGCTTGCTTTAATTCCATTGTAAGTATTTTGTCAGGTCGCTGATAGTCTTTATTTGTAAGGCACTGGCCTGTTGTCTCCGCATCATGAGTGCGTATGTATTATTGAATCCTACGGGTGTCAGCCATTTTATATGATAACGTTGTTGAAAAGCACCGGCTACATAGTCGTATACTTTATCTGCATTGCCCCCGAGGGAATCGAGGGTAGCTGGTGCTGCCTGCAATATCACAAGCAGACCGGTACCGGTATATTCGGGGTAGAGGTCAATCTGTGCATTCGTCAGTGCTTCAAAGCAGATCTTAGTACCTCCCAGACCGGTTTTTGTTTCTACCTGCAGATCGGTGTAACCTTCGACCAGTAATTTGTACATATTGGCGAGGATGTAGCCATCACCAAAGATCTTGGCACCGATACGGATCGTACCTTTTGCACCCGCTCCGGGTGATTGCAGCAAATGGTGGGCGTCGAGAAACTCCTTAGCAACAACAGCCGGGGACTGTTTTAAGATATCTACCCGGTAATTCAATGCTGTCATGATACTATCATTAATTGTACCAGACAGTTTATTGAGTGCAGGTGCCAGTTCCGGATATTTATCCAGTACATCCTGGCGCACGATAGGGGCGGCGTAATAAGGCGGAAAGATGTGTTTATCATCCTGCAATACCTGGAGGTCATAGGCCTTTACGCGGCCATCGGTACTGCTGCCACTGATCACGTCTATTTTTTTATCGTAAGCGGCTTTGTACATGATCATATCACTGATCACCACGGTACGGATCTTTAAACCATAGATCTTTTTTAAACCGATATCGCCATCATTCCGGCCCATGAATTCAGGCGTAAATCCTGCGAGTAACCTGGAGCCGTAGAAATCAGGGAGCAAGTAGAAGGAAGACAATACGAGAATGAACAAAGGCATCAGGAATATCTTCCGGAACCTGATGCGCGACAATCCCCAGTCGAATAGGATAGCGAGCAAGGCCGCAGGAATAGCTCCTGCTAAGATCATGTTCGTATTGTTGAGGGCAATGCCGCCGAAGATGAATTCACCTAAGCCACCGGCAGCAATGTATGCCGCGAGGGTAGCCACGCCTACATTGATCACGGTGGCCGTGCGCACCCCTGCGAGTAATACCGGCATGGCCAGCGGTAACTGTATTTTGAAAAGCAGCTGGTGTGGACTCATACCAATACCTGTTGCCGCCTCTGTAATTGCCGGATCAACCTGTGTGATGCCGGTATAGGTATTACGTACAATTGGCAGCAGTGCATATAAAAACAGGGCAACAATCGCTGGCGCAGGACCGATACCCAGCAAGGGAATCATTACGCCTAATAGCGCGATACTGGGGATGGTTTGCAGTATGCCTGCGAAGCCAAGCACTGCACCTGCCATTTTCGGTTTGCGGGAGATGGCGATACCCAGGGGCACACCAATCACTACGGCAATTAATAACGAGATAAAGGTAAGGCCGATATGTTGCAGGGTTTGTTCCAGGATCTTGCCGGATTCCTGCTGAAGAAAATCAATGAAGCTGTTAGCTGGTTCCATGCATTTGTTTAGATTGCCTGTACTGGTCTACGGCATCCAGCAGTATATTGCGCGGCATGCCGGCGGCGATGGCATCCCATACGGTGAGGGTATCATCGCCATTGAGATTTGCTAACCATGGCCGGAGACCGGCAATCGTGAGCGCTTTCAGTTCCAGTACAAAGCGGTGTTCATCAAAAAAAGACCTGACAAAGTCATTAGCAGGTGAAAATAGGAGTTCGGCGGGAGTGCCGGTTTGCTGTACTTTGCCTTTGTCCATGAGACAAATGCGGGTGCCCAGTTCGAAGGCTTCCTGCACATCATGGGTGACCATGATGATCGTCTTATGTTGGATCTCGTCGAGTGCGCGAAATTCTTTTCTTACACTGGTGCGGGTCACGGGGTCCAGTGCACCAAAGGGTTCATCCATGAGCAGTACGGGAGGATCTGCGGCCAGTGCGCGGGCCAGTCCTACACGTTGCTGTTGTCCGCCGCTGAGTTGTTGGGGATAGGCATGGAGGTAATCCGATACCGGGAGGTGAAGTTTTTCCATGAGGGAGGAAACCCTGGCTTTGATCCGGCCTGGATCCCATTTCAGCAGACCCGGAACTACACCTATGTTTTCAGCAACGGTGTAGTGCGGAAAAAGACCGTGGTACTGAAGTACATAACCGATGCTTCTGCGCAGTGATTCCAGTCGCTGTGTTTCTACGGCATCACCATTTACATAGATGTGACCACTATCGGGTAATAAAAGTCGGTTGATCATCCTGAGCGTCGTTGTCTTGCCACTTCCACTGGTGCCCAGTAGTATGAGTGTTTCTCCTGCATTCACCTGGAATGAAACAGCAGAAACGGCGGGCTTCCCGTTGAGGAATGACTTGCTCACATTTTCCAGTTTGATCATATGGGGAGTAAATTACTCATATTGTTGATAGGAAAAACTTTATGCGGGAGAATCCGTGAATTGTACAAATGGTTCCGTAATAAGTACAATCAATCAGTAATGGTCATGAAAAGATTGTTCAACGATTCCGTGTACAGCGGATGTGCAAAGATCATTTCTCTGAGTTGCTGTGCGGTCATACCGGCCATCATGGCAATTTGTAAAACGCTCATGATCTCACCGCCGTTATGACCAAGAATAGCAGCACCGAGAATTTTGCCACTGCCTTTTTCTACCACGGCTTTCATGAAACCATCGGTGTGTCCTGTTTCAATGGCGCGTGCTACTTTTGTCATATCCAGGCAAGCCACCTGTATCTCCAATCCTTTTTCGCGTGCATCCTTTTCCGTTAGTCCGATACGGCCTAGTTGCGGGTCAGTGAATACACAATAGGGAACGGGTCTGCCGCTGGTTGTTGCCTGCTCTTTGTGCAGCAGGTTTTTGAGCAGGATGAGGTGATCGTTGTAAGAGATATGTGTGAATGCAGGACCGCCTTTTACATCTCCAAGGGCATAGATGCCAGCTACGGAAGTTTCCAGTTGATCATTCACCGGGATGAAACCTTTTTCGTCGAGGGTAATGCCTGCATTTTCTACATGCAATTCCTTTGTCTGTGCTACGCGGCCGGAGGCAAGGAGCAGGTGAGAGCCGGTAATGGTTTTACTTTCTCCATGGGTATTGAGCACTACTCTGACCACATCGCCGTGGGCTTCAACCTGTTTGACAGTGGCACCGGTATGTACGGTAATACCAGCTCCTTCCATGATTTTTTTCATGGCGGCAGATACATCATCGTCTTCTCTCTTCAGCAAATTTGAGCGTTCAATAATGGTGACCTGCGTACCGAGGCGGCGGAATAGCTGGCCGAATTCCAGGCCAATGTAGCTACCACCTAAAACGATGAGGTGGGAGGGAAGTACCTGGAGATCGAGAACGGTCGTATTGGTAAGATAGGGTACCTGCGCAAGGCCGGGTAAATCCGGGATCTTAGGGGATGCCCCTGTATTGATGAATACCTGGCCGGCGCTAATGGTTTCTGTGTTGCCGGTACGGAGCTTAATATCTATGGTTTTTGGGCCGCTGAAACTGGCAGTGCCATAGAAGATGCTAAGCCCATCCGTTTTTTCCAGTCCTTTGGTAGCGCCGTCCCGGAAGGAACTGACAATCTCATTTTTCCTGGCCACGATCTTTTCAAAATCAACCTGGTAAGCGGGCACTGTAATCCCCCATTGCCTGCTATTGGCCACCGTATAGGCTACTTCGGCACAGGCAATCATTGCTTTTGTGGGAGTGCATCCATCGTTGATGCAGGTACCGCCAATCCATCGTTTTTCTATGATAGCTGTTTTCCAGCCTGCTTTTGCCAGTTTTTTTGCCAGGGGTACACCGCCCTGACCAGCACCAATGATGATCGCATCGAATTTTTGCATTCCCGGGTTTTTAGTAAGTAGGATCAATTAGGTTACCGTAGCACCTCGACACCTTTCCAGAAGGCGATGTAACCTTTTATATTGTTCGCAGCATCTTTCGGATCAGGATAGTACCAGGCTGCGTCTTTGTTTACTTTTCCATCCACCGTTATATCATAATAGGAGGCTTCTCCTTTCCATGGACAAATGGTATGGGTCTTACTTGGACTGAGCATTTCCTGTTTTACTGCTTCCGGGGGAAAGTAATGATTGTGTTCGACTACCACCGTTTTTTCGCTTTCTGCTATTACTTCCTTTTGCCAGATTGCTTTCATCGAGTTGTCGTTTAAGGTGTTATGAATTCGTGGACAAATTTTATACCAGTGGGATTATTCTTGTATCAAGGTCTGCGCGATTGAATGACT
This window of the Chitinophaga sancti genome carries:
- a CDS encoding mercuric reductase, whose translation is MQKFDAIIIGAGQGGVPLAKKLAKAGWKTAIIEKRWIGGTCINDGCTPTKAMIACAEVAYTVANSRQWGITVPAYQVDFEKIVARKNEIVSSFRDGATKGLEKTDGLSIFYGTASFSGPKTIDIKLRTGNTETISAGQVFINTGASPKIPDLPGLAQVPYLTNTTVLDLQVLPSHLIVLGGSYIGLEFGQLFRRLGTQVTIIERSNLLKREDDDVSAAMKKIMEGAGITVHTGATVKQVEAHGDVVRVVLNTHGESKTITGSHLLLASGRVAQTKELHVENAGITLDEKGFIPVNDQLETSVAGIYALGDVKGGPAFTHISYNDHLILLKNLLHKEQATTSGRPVPYCVFTDPQLGRIGLTEKDAREKGLEIQVACLDMTKVARAIETGHTDGFMKAVVEKGSGKILGAAILGHNGGEIMSVLQIAMMAGMTAQQLREMIFAHPLYTESLNNLFMTITD
- the egtB gene encoding ergothioneine biosynthesis protein EgtB, with product MELKQAFDIVRQRSVSICAPLQTEDYVVQPVVDVSPPKWHLGHTTWFFETFVLQPNLKDYKVFNPDYNFVFNSYYESVGARVIRTDRGNLSRPGVTDVYKYRSYVDEQMTQLLEQEISNELHTLITLGLNHEEQHQELLITDIKYILGHNPLFPAYQEDYCFKERNITAAEFIKMPAGIYEIGHTGNGFCFDNELNRHKVYLEEYSISNALVTNKEYLEFMQAGGYTDFRHWHAEGWDWVKTNQVKSPLYWHEVDGQWMNYTLKGLQLIAPNQPLAHISYYEATAYASWKGLRLPTENEWEAAAAQLAWGERWEWTESAYLPYPGFVKAPGAIGEYNGKFMVSQMVLRGGSVATPPGHSRITYRNFFHPPLRWQYTGIRLAK
- a CDS encoding TetR/AcrR family transcriptional regulator, whose protein sequence is MQDTKDKIVGLADQLIKTKGFNAFSYKEISDPLAIKNAAVHYYFPSKADLGMAVLQQEFDSLNIGIANWENLTEDQQLRQLIASFEKKCSGHMACIMGSLSPDYNTLPANMQERLQQFSAAVIEWVTRCLDKGREKGIFSFKGAPEDRALMIVSNLLASLLLSRVMGESAFEKISKQLLDDIL
- the fabF gene encoding beta-ketoacyl-ACP synthase II translates to MKRVVITGLGAITPIGNKVSTFWQNLLAGKSGAATITKFDASKFRTQFACEIKDYDPAQYLDKNDLRKTDPFTQYALIAAQQAVDDAGINFAGMNPFDTGVIWGSGQGGMLTFEEQVKEYTLGNYQPRFNPFFVPKLIANMASGMISIRFGLMGINYTTVSACSTSNTAIMDALNYIRWGKAKVIITGGSEAPITEASVGGFCAMKAMSQRNNDPATASRPFDIGRDGFVMGEGAGALILEEYEHAVARGAHIYAEVAGAAMTADAYHMTATHPEGLGACEAMKRALEDGGLHPSEVDYLNAHATSTPVGDLSEIAAITKLLGPSVAISATKSMTGHLLGAAGAIEAIASVLTIKHGMIPPTINTQELDPALPADLNIVLGTAVEKKVKVAMSNTFGFGGHNGIVVFKAI
- a CDS encoding ABC transporter ATP-binding protein, giving the protein MIKLENVSKSFLNGKPAVSAVSFQVNAGETLILLGTSGSGKTTTLRMINRLLLPDSGHIYVNGDAVETQRLESLRRSIGYVLQYHGLFPHYTVAENIGVVPGLLKWDPGRIKARVSSLMEKLHLPVSDYLHAYPQQLSGGQQQRVGLARALAADPPVLLMDEPFGALDPVTRTSVRKEFRALDEIQHKTIIMVTHDVQEAFELGTRICLMDKGKVQQTGTPAELLFSPANDFVRSFFDEHRFVLELKALTIAGLRPWLANLNGDDTLTVWDAIAAGMPRNILLDAVDQYRQSKQMHGTS
- a CDS encoding ABC transporter permease/substrate-binding protein, with translation MEPANSFIDFLQQESGKILEQTLQHIGLTFISLLIAVVIGVPLGIAISRKPKMAGAVLGFAGILQTIPSIALLGVMIPLLGIGPAPAIVALFLYALLPIVRNTYTGITQVDPAITEAATGIGMSPHQLLFKIQLPLAMPVLLAGVRTATVINVGVATLAAYIAAGGLGEFIFGGIALNNTNMILAGAIPAALLAILFDWGLSRIRFRKIFLMPLFILVLSSFYLLPDFYGSRLLAGFTPEFMGRNDGDIGLKKIYGLKIRTVVISDMIMYKAAYDKKIDVISGSSTDGRVKAYDLQVLQDDKHIFPPYYAAPIVRQDVLDKYPELAPALNKLSGTINDSIMTALNYRVDILKQSPAVVAKEFLDAHHLLQSPGAGAKGTIRIGAKIFGDGYILANMYKLLVEGYTDLQVETKTGLGGTKICFEALTNAQIDLYPEYTGTGLLVILQAAPATLDSLGGNADKVYDYVAGAFQQRYHIKWLTPVGFNNTYALMMRRQQASALQIKTISDLTKYLQWN
- a CDS encoding DinB family protein, which gives rise to MAEKEVIQSLQELLTGSHAHISFEDAVKGIPENLRGVVPDNMPYSIWQLVEHIRIAQWDILEFSRNPGHQSPPWPAGYWPNDPVPKDDDAWKESIAHIKRDCAEFIKLLKRPGVDLYEPFTHGDGQHLFREALLIADHTSYHTGEIVAVRRMLGAWK
- a CDS encoding DUF427 domain-containing protein translates to MKAIWQKEVIAESEKTVVVEHNHYFPPEAVKQEMLSPSKTHTICPWKGEASYYDITVDGKVNKDAAWYYPDPKDAANNIKGYIAFWKGVEVLR
- a CDS encoding aminotransferase class V-fold PLP-dependent enzyme → MDIAKLRADTPGCQTKIHFNNSGASLPPYPVLHAMQDYLTEEANCGGYETAAANATSLNRFYMAAGKLLNAPAKNIAFTSSATNSFARALSCIPFKKGDVVIIANEDYASNQLQFLSLEERFGIALIRAHSLPEGGVDVDHMTSLIKEKHPRLVSLTHVPSNTGLIQPVAAIGKVCRELEIPYLVDACQSVGQLPLDVEAIGCDFLCGTMRKFLRGPRGAGLLYVSDRILHKPWYPLFLDMYAATWTDDDTFVTAPDAKRFQDWEQNYALLSGSYAAIHYANEIGLQNIADRNRYLGSLLRPRLQALPGVTLLDKGTALASIITLTAPVSDPQWLLTSLRERHINTAVSVTASALIDLKSKGVNWALRIAPHYFNTEEEIDLLLDALESLFANP
- the egtD gene encoding L-histidine N(alpha)-methyltransferase; the protein is MATTSVMNAFTVLTPKQEQLPAFHHDVLQGLHAKDKYLDAKYFYDDNGDRIFQRIMACPEYYPTNCEMEIMREQSAQISALIASLTDTFDVVELGAGDATKSVHLLQELLQVDHSFTYYPIDISANVISQLEQHLPERLPALQVHGLHGEYFEMLRMLQTLSARPKVVLCMGGNIGNFTPAETRKFCRQLRNYLQPGDMLLTGFDLKKHPQIILNAYNDAGGITKEFNLNLLTRINREMEADFDLTKFDHYATYDPGTGACKSYLVSLEDQQVKVLNEVIEFKLHETIYMEISQKYSVDESEKLAIQAGFEPIAHFRDKKGWFVDSLWQA